The Kineothrix sp. IPX-CK genomic interval TTAGGTAAACCCAATGAGTACCATAACGAAGATTTGTTATACAAGATATTTGGAATCAATGCAGAACTGTTAATCGATCATGCATGGGGATGGGAGCCGTGTACCATAGCGGATGTGAAGGCATATAGACCTAGTACGAATTGTATTGGTTCTGGACAGGTTCTGCAATATGCCTATCCCTTTGATAAGGCAAGACTGGTAGTTCGGGAGATGACAGATTTATTGTCCCTTGACTTGGTCGATAGAGGTCTTGTGACAGACCAGCTTGTGCTGACGGTTGGCTATGATATCGATAATCTCACAGATACAAGTCGAAGAAGCTTGTATCATGGTGAGATTACTACGGATCGCTATGGACGTTCCGTTCCCAAATCTGCTCATGGAACGATAAATCTTGGAGGTGCGACATCCTCTACAAAGCGAATGCTGGATGCTATTACGAAACTGTTTGAGGAGATAGTGGATAAGAATCTTTTCATAAGAAGAGTGAATATCTCAGCCAATCACGTGGTAGAGGAATCAACTGTACAAAATTCGGTTTGTTTTGAACAATTGGATCTCTTCACAGATTATGCTGCAGAACAGACGAAAAAGGAAAAGCGGGATGCCGAACTTGAAAGGGAGAAGAGAGTGCAGAGAGCGATGCTGGAAATCAAGCATAGATATGGAAAGAATGCGGTTCTAAGAGGTATGAATTTAGAAGAGGGTGCTACCTCGATGCTTCGGAACAGACAGATTGGAGGTCATAAGGCATGACGGGCATATATGATGATATGATTCATCTACCACATCATATTTCTGGCACACATCCACATATGGAGATTATTGACCGGGCGGCACAGTTTTCCCCTTTTGCTGCATTGACCGGCCATGATGCGGCCATTAAGGAAACGGCAAGATTGACGGATAAGAGGATAGAGTTAGATGAATATGAAAAGGATGTTATGAGTGAGCGGCTCCAGATTATTGTGGACAATATAAAAGAAGAGCCACGAATTGAAGTTACCTATTTCCGACCGGATGGAAAAAAGGATGGTGGTACTTATGTCACTGTCACTATGAGAGTAAAAAAGGTAGATCTATATATGAGAATTCTTATTATGATGGATGGTAATTTGATTCCGATTGATGATATAATCAATATAGATTGGCATATGTTCGAAACTATGTGTGATGGATGAAGAAGGCCCAAATATCAATCTGCGATTAGGAGAAAGTGGTAAAAAAATGTATCCATAGAGAAATAATGATTTCACAAAGAAAATTTGGTATACGTTATTATGAGGCGTTTTCAAAGAGAAATAATGGAGTTTGCACTAGGTAAGATGACTTATGAGAAGTTCGTGGAAAAATTAGAAACAATATAGAGTGACTGAACTGATAGAAAAAATTGAGTTTGATGGTAACAACATATTAGAAAGTGAGGAGAATTTTATGTTAGAAATGCTACTTGCAAGGAGAAGTTGCCGGGAATTTGAAGATAAGGCTGTGGAAGAGGAGAAAAAGGAAAAGCTTCTTCAGGCAGCACAGCTTGCACCTACAGGGAAGAATAGCCGCCCGTGGGAATTTGTAGTTATCGAAAATAAGGAAATACTTCAAAAACTTGGTAACTGTCGGAATCCAAAGCATCCGTTTTTACCGGAAACACCTCTTGCTATTGTGGTATTGGGCAATACACAGAAAACCGATACATGGATAGAGGATGCCTCTATAGCCTCTATAATCATGCAGTTGGAAGCAGAGAGCTTAGGTCTTGGCTCCTGCTGGGTGCAGATTCGTTTAAGAGAATCCAATCAGGGAATGAGCAGTGAAGAATATGTGCGTAAACTCCTTGGGATTCCGGAACATATGGCAGTGCTTTCTATTATTGCAGTGGGATATCCGAGCGGGACAAGACCTGCACATAAATTAGACGAAGTAGACCAGGCAAAGATTCATACAGAGACTTATTAAGTACGACCAAGTCAGACCAAGATAAGGTCTTGTCACAAAAGGGGCATCACTGCTAGTGCGGAAAATGCCATAATAAAACCAATCTTAAAAAATGGAGGGCAAAACATGCCATATATTGCGATCAACACCTCGAAACTGCTGTCCGATACACAGAAGGAGGCGCTCAAGACCGCGCTGGGCGAGAAAATCACGGTCATCCCCGGAAAGGTCGAAAGCAAGCTGATGATCGACATTTCCGACAGTCACACCATGTATTTCGCAGGCGAAAAGCGCGAGCTTGCCTATGTGGACGTTAAGTGCTACGGTTCGACTGAGTTCGCAAGCAAAAAGGCGTTCACCGAGGCCGCGTTCGAGGCCGTGCAACAGACGACCGGCCTGCCGCAGGACGGTATCTATCTCACCTACAGCGAGTTTGAAAACTGGGGCACGCTGGGCTCGATGAAGTAAAAAGTTGATTTCACGCGAAACTCCGGCAACTTAAATTTGTCAGGCAGATTGAACTGCACATTATTTATATCTGACGAAAGAAAACAGGTGAATTCTATGATAGAAACAATATATTTTGCAGGTGGCTGTCTATGGGGAGTACAGGCATTTGTCAAAACATTAAAGGGTGTTATTCATACTCAAGCAGGAAGAGTAAATGGATGTTCAAATACTCTTGAAGGTGAGTATGATGGTTATGCTGAATGCGTAAAAACAGAATTTGACTCTGAAATTGTAACTATTTTTCAACTCATGGACTATTTTTTTGAGATCATAGATCCTTACAGTGTAAATAAACAGGGTAATGATGAGGGAAAAAAATATCGTACAGGCGTATATAGTAAAGTACCCCAACATTTGGAAGAAGCGAAGAATTATATAGCAAAAAGAGCAGATAGGGATAAAATTGCAGTGGAAGTTCTTCCACTGATAAATTACGTTAAAAGTGCAGAGGAGCATCAAGATAGATTAGATAGGTGCCCTAATGACTATTGTCACATCCCTAAAGATTTGTTACACAAATATTCATAATCCACTTTTATGAGCATGATCGGGAACTGGCAAAGTAGAAATTGCTTCGCGCGACGGGAAGGAACGTAATGTGATAGACGGAATCTATGCCAAGAGCGAAATCGTTGCCGGCATCTGGCCGGCAGTTGAAATTATCGAGGCTGCCAAACCGGATACCCCAAGGCACATGTCATGCATATCAATGCCTTATCTCCATTTACAAAATGAATTCACAGTCATATAATATGACTGTGAATTCATTTTTTATGACCAAAAGGTCATGGAGCATGAAAAAGGAGGATATTTTATTGCCAAAAAGAACATTTAATCGTCTGGATGACGACAAAAAAGAAAAGGTTATGCGGGCAGCGATTGAAGAATTCCAAGCTCATGGATTTGAAAGTGCGAAAATTGAAGGCATTGCCCAAAATGCGGGAGTCGCCAAAGGCAGCATCTATCAATATTTTGATGATAAAAAGGAGCTGTTCTTATATTCTGTCACATGGGCGATAGAGAATTTTATGAAGATGATCGACAGGCAGACTCCTATGAAGGACATGGATGTCTATGAGTATTTTCTTTCAGGAAGCCGCGAACGTTTTGAAATGATAAGAAAGGAACCTTTATTGGTTTCATTTGCCATTGACTTTACCTATGGAAAGTACGGCAGTCTGGCGGAAGAAATAAACAGAGAGTTAAAACAGGTCGGCGAAGAATATGAGCTGAAATTGATAGCCAATGGTAAAAAAAGAGGAACGATTCGTGATGACTTGGATGATAAAATTCTTTTGTTGTTTTTTCAAGGGGTAACTGAAAAATTCAATATGGAAATTTTAGCAAAGGTTAAGAATTTTGAGTCTGAGCCTACGGAAGAACAGCTTGTCGAGACAGAAAGTCTTGTGAAAAGCATGGTTACATTATTAAAACAAGGAATGGAGAGGTAAGTATGTTTATTATAGTAAAAAAATTGAAAAAGAGCTATAGTGCGGGTGAAAATAAAAGTGAGATATTAAAAGAGGTAAGCCTTGAGCTTGAAAAAGGGCAAATAGGCGTGATACTCGGTCCATCCGGCTCAGGGAAATCAACACTGATGAACATTATCGGGGGCGTCGACCATGCAGACAGCGGTAGTATCCATGTCGACGGCTTGGAAATAACAGCACTTGACGACGATAAGCTGACGGACTACCGTAGGGACTCGGTCGGTTTTATCTTTCAGTTCTATAATCTCATACCTAATCTTACTGTTACGGAAAACATAGAGGTAGTTTCTAACATATCCAAGGCCCCGCTGAATATTGATACGGTGCTGAAAGCGGTTGGTCTTGAAGTAAAAAGGAGGAGTTTCCCGAGAGAACTTTCAGGAGGGGAACAGCAGCGTGTAGCCATAGCCCGTGCTATTGTCAAGAACCCTAAGCTCCTTTTGTGTGATGAGCCGACCGGTGCGTTGGATTATGAAACATCTCGAGATGTGCTTTCCCTTTTACAAAAAGTCAACCGTGAATTCGGAACGAGTATCTTGATGATCACCCATAACACTGCCATTGGCGATATGGCGAATGTGGTTTACAAGCTGCGCAGCGGAGAAATCGTTGAAACAATCCGTCATGACGAAACGGTTGCAGCGGAAAGGATTGAGTGGTAATGACACTGTTTAAAAAAGTAATACGGACCATGCTGGAGCAAAAAGCCCGGTACATCGGCTCCATGCTGCTGCTCATAATCAGCAGTATGATGTTCGTGATGATGAATATGACGTCTGTGAATCTGGACAATACGTTCACGACATTTTCCGGGAAAAATGCATTGTCCGACGCGGAATTTTCCACCGATACAGAAATCGACGTGACCGCTCTCGGCCGGCAATTTGCTGCTTCAATTGAGACCGGCGGCACGGCTGACTGTGAAGTAAACCCCGGTCAGACGCTTCGGGTGTTCTCCATGATGAACGCGGTTAATATCCCCGCTGTTCAGGAAGGAAAGCTGCCGGAGAATTCGGAGATTATGCTAGACCGCCTGTTTTCTAAGACAAACGGATACAAAATCGGCGATACCATCACTGTGGCTGGTAAGGAGTTTACCGTTTCGGGATATACGCTTCTGCCCAATTTTATCTATGTGATCAAATCGAAGGAACAAATGATGAACGACCCAAGTGCTTTCGGCGTGGGTGTTGTAGGCAAATCGGATTTTGACACCCTGCCGGACAGAAAACAGGTTTACGCCATTCGTTTTGATGATAGGGAAAATATAAAATCCCAGGAGGCTTCCGTAAAAAATGCGCTGCGTTCGCAGGGCGTCCAAATAACGAACTGGCAGAGCACCGAGAGGAAAATCAACGTATCTTATGTTCCCATGGAAGTCAGTGTACTGTCCACGATGAGTGCTGCCGTGCCCTTTGCTATGCTTGCTCTTACCTGTATCTTATTGGGAATGTTGATGTGGCGGATGATTCTAAGTGAATCGGTCATCATCGGAACTTTTTATGCCCAAGGCTATCGGAGGCGGGAATTACGCCGGCACTATTTGATGTTTCCCCTTTTGATATCCGTGATTGGCTCTGTAATAGGCTCTGTATTGGGGTTGTTGCTGGTGAACAGCATGTTCAGTTTCATGCTGACCGCTTTCCCTATGCCGGTTTATGAAACAATAATAAATCCCTTGCTGGCCATTTTCGCGATTTTTCTTCCGGTACTGATCCTTTGCGGCGTTACATGGGCGATCATCGGCAGAACACTGAAAACGGCTCCGGCAATACTCATGAAAGGCGGGGAAACAAAGGGTAAGGTTAATTTTATAGAGCGGGGACTGCGCATTGACCGCTTGGGGTTTGGCACGAAATTTAAGATCCGAGAGCAGGTGCGCAGCCTGTCCAGAACCCTCTTTCTGCTGTTTGGTGTCGTTGTCGCTACGATGCTCATGCTGTATGGATTAACGATGAAAAGCTCCGTCGACTATATGCTGGACGAGGGGATGGGCGAATTGTATAACCTCAAGTACGAGTATGTCTTCATATCGGAAAAAAATGGTGTACCTCCAGTGGGAACCGAAAAGTTTAATGCTTCGTATGTGAGCCTTGCAGATAATGAAGACATTAGCTTTTATGTCACCGGGGTTCTGCCCGACACCGATAAGATTAAGCTAAAAGATACTTACGGACAAAGGTTCAGACCGGAGAGGACCACGATTACGGTTCCGCTGGCGCAAAAGCTGAACGTAAATATTGGCGACAGTGTGACAGTGTTCGATACGGAAAACGGTAAAGAACACACATTTACTATTGAGAAAATGGCCGACACCTATGCGGGAGATTTCCTGTTTATGCCACTTGAACAGTTCAACACGGAGTTTGGGCGGCCCGCGAATGCTTATATCGGTATATGGAGCGATGAAGCGATGACCTTCGCGCAAGGAGAGATCCAGAGTACGAAATCCATCGACGCCATCGCTGCTGGCTTTGGTAAGCTGCTTGATCAAATGGGCCCTATGATTTACGGACTGATTGCCGCCGCTTTCATCTTGGGGCTAATCATTATCTATGTCGTGACAGGCTTGGTGGTAGACGAAAGCCGGTCAAGCATATCACTTATGAAGGTATTCGGATATCGGAAAAAGGAAATCGGCAAACTGATACTTGGCAGCAATACC includes:
- a CDS encoding nitroreductase family protein; translated protein: MLEMLLARRSCREFEDKAVEEEKKEKLLQAAQLAPTGKNSRPWEFVVIENKEILQKLGNCRNPKHPFLPETPLAIVVLGNTQKTDTWIEDASIASIIMQLEAESLGLGSCWVQIRLRESNQGMSSEEYVRKLLGIPEHMAVLSIIAVGYPSGTRPAHKLDEVDQAKIHTETY
- a CDS encoding TetR/AcrR family transcriptional regulator, coding for MPKRTFNRLDDDKKEKVMRAAIEEFQAHGFESAKIEGIAQNAGVAKGSIYQYFDDKKELFLYSVTWAIENFMKMIDRQTPMKDMDVYEYFLSGSRERFEMIRKEPLLVSFAIDFTYGKYGSLAEEINRELKQVGEEYELKLIANGKKRGTIRDDLDDKILLLFFQGVTEKFNMEILAKVKNFESEPTEEQLVETESLVKSMVTLLKQGMER
- a CDS encoding phenylpyruvate tautomerase MIF-related protein produces the protein MPYIAINTSKLLSDTQKEALKTALGEKITVIPGKVESKLMIDISDSHTMYFAGEKRELAYVDVKCYGSTEFASKKAFTEAAFEAVQQTTGLPQDGIYLTYSEFENWGTLGSMK
- a CDS encoding ABC transporter permease, giving the protein MTLFKKVIRTMLEQKARYIGSMLLLIISSMMFVMMNMTSVNLDNTFTTFSGKNALSDAEFSTDTEIDVTALGRQFAASIETGGTADCEVNPGQTLRVFSMMNAVNIPAVQEGKLPENSEIMLDRLFSKTNGYKIGDTITVAGKEFTVSGYTLLPNFIYVIKSKEQMMNDPSAFGVGVVGKSDFDTLPDRKQVYAIRFDDRENIKSQEASVKNALRSQGVQITNWQSTERKINVSYVPMEVSVLSTMSAAVPFAMLALTCILLGMLMWRMILSESVIIGTFYAQGYRRRELRRHYLMFPLLISVIGSVIGSVLGLLLVNSMFSFMLTAFPMPVYETIINPLLAIFAIFLPVLILCGVTWAIIGRTLKTAPAILMKGGETKGKVNFIERGLRIDRLGFGTKFKIREQVRSLSRTLFLLFGVVVATMLMLYGLTMKSSVDYMLDEGMGELYNLKYEYVFISEKNGVPPVGTEKFNASYVSLADNEDISFYVTGVLPDTDKIKLKDTYGQRFRPERTTITVPLAQKLNVNIGDSVTVFDTENGKEHTFTIEKMADTYAGDFLFMPLEQFNTEFGRPANAYIGIWSDEAMTFAQGEIQSTKSIDAIAAGFGKLLDQMGPMIYGLIAAAFILGLIIIYVVTGLVVDESRSSISLMKVFGYRKKEIGKLILGSNTFIVILGYLLGIPALLGTVGAFYGSLTESLQIVLPVKLNVLYILLGFIIVMATYEFAKWMCRKKVARIPMSEALKAGTE
- a CDS encoding peptide-methionine (S)-S-oxide reductase, whose translation is MIETIYFAGGCLWGVQAFVKTLKGVIHTQAGRVNGCSNTLEGEYDGYAECVKTEFDSEIVTIFQLMDYFFEIIDPYSVNKQGNDEGKKYRTGVYSKVPQHLEEAKNYIAKRADRDKIAVEVLPLINYVKSAEEHQDRLDRCPNDYCHIPKDLLHKYS
- a CDS encoding ABC transporter ATP-binding protein; protein product: MFIIVKKLKKSYSAGENKSEILKEVSLELEKGQIGVILGPSGSGKSTLMNIIGGVDHADSGSIHVDGLEITALDDDKLTDYRRDSVGFIFQFYNLIPNLTVTENIEVVSNISKAPLNIDTVLKAVGLEVKRRSFPRELSGGEQQRVAIARAIVKNPKLLLCDEPTGALDYETSRDVLSLLQKVNREFGTSILMITHNTAIGDMANVVYKLRSGEIVETIRHDETVAAERIEW